TAGTTCAAAGGTTGTGCGGGATTTGTCCTGTGAGCCATCATTTGGCAGCAGCGAAAGCGATGGATATTATTGCTGGCGTTGATGAGCTGACTCCGACAGCTGAGAAGATGCGTCGTTTGATGCATTACGGCCAAATGTTTCAATCTCATGCGCTTCATTTTTTTCATCTTTGTTCCCCAGATCTTCTTTTTGGGTTTGATGCTGATCCAGCCATTCGAAACGTTATTGGTGTTGCTCAGAAATTTCCAGAACTAGCTGTTCAGGGTGTTATGATGAGAAAATACGGTCAGGAAATCATTAAGGTCACAGCTGGAAAGAAAATTCATGGAACAGGCGCGATTCCAGGAGGCATTAACAAGAATCTTTCTATCGCAGAACGAGACGCTCTTTTAAAAGATATTGATCAAATGGTTGATTGGTCAGTTGCCGTAGTTAAAATTGCTAAAGATTACACTCTGGATAATGTTGAGCTTGCAAAAACGTTTGGCACTTTTGATTCAAATCATTTAGGTTTTGTTAGAGAAGACGGGGCCATGGATCTTTATCACGGAAACTTAAGAGCCGTAGATAAAGATGGTAATAAAATCTTTGATCAAGTCGATTACAAGAATTATCTTGATTATATTGTTGAAGAAGTTAAGGATTGGTCTTATATGAAGTTTCCGTTTATTAAATCTATTGGTCCAGAAAACGGATGGTATCGAGTCGGTCCGTTGTCACGTGTTAACATTTGTGATTTTATTGACACGCCTTTAGCAGAAAAAGAACGTAAAGAGTTTATGGCCATCACAAATGGAAAACCAAACAATATGACGCTTGCATATCATTGGACGCGCATGATTGAAATTTTACATTCGATCGAGAAGATCAAGGAACTTCTAAATGATCCTGATCTTCAGGGAACAGATCTTGTTAAAAAAGGTAAACGGCGAGCAGAGGCTGTTGGCCTTATTGAAGCCCCCCGTGGAACATTGTTCCATCATTACAAAGTTGATGAGAATGACCAAGTGACAATGGCAAATTTGATTGTTTCAACGACGAATAATAATACGCCTATGAATACAGCTGTTCAAAAAGTTGCTGAACAGCATTTAAGCGGAAAGCCAGAGATCACAGAAGGTTTGCTGAACCATATTGAGGTCGCTATTCGTGCCTATGACCCATGTCTTTCTTGCGCAACGCATGCCATGGGAAAGATGCCTTTGATTGTAAGCTTGTTTGATCATAAAGGTGATCTTATCGATAAAAAGGCAAAGGAATAGCTTTAGCTTTGAGTAAAGTACTATTGATTGGTTACGGCAATCCTGGACGACTTGATGATGGATTGGGCCCTGCCTTAGCTGAGGCAATTGAGAAACTTGATCTCCCCGACGTTACTGTTGATTCAGATTATCAGTTAACTGTTGAAGACGCGGCGGCTGTTGCCGAGCATGATGTCGTGATTTTTGCAGATGCAGCGGTGGACGGACAAGAGCCTTTTTTCTTTCAAAAAATTAAACCAAAATCAGATGTAAGTTTTACGACGCATAGCATTGAACCAGAAGCTGTTTTGGCGTTGGCGCATGATTTGTTTCAATCAAAGGCAGAAGCGTATGCTTTAGGAATTCGGGGTTATGAGTTTAATGATTTTGGAGAAAAACTTTCGGATAAGGCTCAAAACAATCTCCTAGATGCTATTAAATTTATCAAATCACGTCTTCTTGAAAAGAAGTTCAATCAATAACATTTATTCACTGAATATCATTTTATGAAAAACTTAAGACTTCGAATTATTCTTCGCGGGGCTGTTCAAGGTGTTGGTTTTAGGCCTTTTGTTTATCGGCTTGCTACTGAGCTTAAAGTAACTGGTTGGGTGCAGAATTCCTCATATGGTGTTATTGTTGAGATTGAAGCGCAAAAAGATATTTTGGATATTTTTCTTTTGCGTATTGAAAAAGAAAAACCAATTGCATCATTTATTCAGAGTTTTGAATCCTCTTTTTTAGATCCGCTAGGATTTCAAGATTTTCAAATTAAAGAAAGCATTTCCGGAGAAAAAACTGCGTTGATTTTACCAGATATTGCCACTTGTCCAGAATGCCGCAAAGAAATTCTTGATCCAGAAAATAGACGCTATCAATATCCTTTTACAAATTGCACGCTTTGCGGTCCTCGATATAGCATTGTTGAGAATCTTCCTTATGATCGTGCGAATACAACAATGAAAAGATTTAGGATGTGTCCTGAGTGTCAAAAAGAATATGATGATCCAAAAAACAGAAGATTTCATGCACAGCCAAATGCTTGTTCAAAATGTGGGCCATATTTAGAGTTCTGGGATAACAGAGGAAAAATAATACAGATGCAGCGAGAAGCTCTTCTAAAAGCTGTGCAAATGATCAAGGATGGCAATGTTGTTGCCATAAAGGGGTTGGGCGGATTTCATTTAGTTGTAGATGCTCAAAACAAAGAGGCTGTTTCGAAACTTCGTGATCGAAAGCAGAGAGGGCTTAAACCTTTTGCTGTGATGTATAGTTGTCTTGATGAAATCCAGAATGATTGTGAAGTATCTGATCTTGAAAAACGAAGTTTGTTGTCTTCTGAGGCGCCTATTGTCCTTTTAAAGAAAAAGAAGAATTTAAAAGTTGCTGATAATATCGCACCTCAAAATCCTTATTTAGGGGTAATTCTTGCTTGCACACCGTTACATATTTTAATTCTTGATATGTTGAGGTCTCCGATTGTTGCAA
This genomic stretch from Candidatus Omnitrophota bacterium harbors:
- a CDS encoding Ni/Fe hydrogenase subunit alpha — protein: MSDTNLKRIVIEPVTRVEGHGKVSLLLDEKNNIKQARLHIVEFRGFERFIVGRPYWEVPVLVQRLCGICPVSHHLAAAKAMDIIAGVDELTPTAEKMRRLMHYGQMFQSHALHFFHLCSPDLLFGFDADPAIRNVIGVAQKFPELAVQGVMMRKYGQEIIKVTAGKKIHGTGAIPGGINKNLSIAERDALLKDIDQMVDWSVAVVKIAKDYTLDNVELAKTFGTFDSNHLGFVREDGAMDLYHGNLRAVDKDGNKIFDQVDYKNYLDYIVEEVKDWSYMKFPFIKSIGPENGWYRVGPLSRVNICDFIDTPLAEKERKEFMAITNGKPNNMTLAYHWTRMIEILHSIEKIKELLNDPDLQGTDLVKKGKRRAEAVGLIEAPRGTLFHHYKVDENDQVTMANLIVSTTNNNTPMNTAVQKVAEQHLSGKPEITEGLLNHIEVAIRAYDPCLSCATHAMGKMPLIVSLFDHKGDLIDKKAKE
- a CDS encoding hydrogenase maturation protease, which encodes MSKVLLIGYGNPGRLDDGLGPALAEAIEKLDLPDVTVDSDYQLTVEDAAAVAEHDVVIFADAAVDGQEPFFFQKIKPKSDVSFTTHSIEPEAVLALAHDLFQSKAEAYALGIRGYEFNDFGEKLSDKAQNNLLDAIKFIKSRLLEKKFNQ